In Providencia hangzhouensis, the DNA window ACCAACCGAGTGAAGTCGCAACACTGGTAAAGGCTTGGCGCAATTGCATTAAGCCACCTAACATGATTTCACCCGCAAGGAATTTAGGCAGTGCGAGTAATACAGGTGCTAAAGCGGTAACTTGTTGGTAACCCACTGTATAAAAAGATAAATTTCTTTCACAGCGAATAAGGCGGTTCCAGTTGCTGATAATTTCACCAAAGCGCCCCATCAGTTCTTTTCTATCTTGAGTTTCACCGCGTTGCCCTGCGATGGCATCACCGTGTTGGCGGCAATTAATTAGCGAGCTACGGTAATCCGCTTCGCGGCGCTGCTTATCCATATGCAAACGGCGTAGCGGAAAACCTATCCATTGGGTAAGTGCAATACCAATGAGGGTATAAATAATACAAGCCCAGAACATATACCCGGGGATGGTCCAGTCGCTATCGGCAAAATTAAACGACAGGCTACCGGAAAGCGTCCAAAGAATGGCGGCAAATGAAATCAGCGTTAGCATTGAGTGAAGGAATGTCACCACTAAATTTAATGTTGATTCAATCAGTAAACGGATATCTTCAGCGATACGTTGGTCTGGGTTATCGGGTTCTTGTGATGTCAGCCTTAACAGGTAATGTTTACTATTGGGGGATAACCAACGGCTAAGTACTTGCTCAGTCATGCCTTTGCGCCAGCGGATAATCAGCATTTGTTTTAGGTAATTACCCATAACGACGACAAAAATCAGCCCACTAACTAAGATCACAAAGTACTGCAACAGTCCATATAGGGCTTGGCCGTCGAGTTTTTGTAGGGCGTTATAAAAGTCGCCGTTCCACATGTTCATTTTGACGTTGAACCACACCGAGGACAAGGTGAGCCCGAGTGAGGCAAACAGCAGTATCCAGCACAAAAGGGCAGCACGCTGCCCCCAAAAAGGTTTTACTAAATAGAAAAATTGTTTCAGTGTCTTCATGACGTTTTATTCATTTGTTGTTTTAATTGTTTAACGAGTTTTATTGCTCACATTGCTGGGAATTACAGGTCGTAATTGACTTGTAACCAGAACTGACGGCCCGGATCGTAAGATTTCAATACGCGATCTTCAAATACGAAGCGGTCAGCAACATTTTTATTGTTAAGAATATTGTTCACTTCGACGGAGAAGCCAAAACCGTGAGCAAATTCAGGCTTCCAGCCAAGACGGGTATCCCACGTATATTTACTGGAGAAATGTTGCTTGGTGTACTTACGAACTTGTCCATACTCAGGGTCGACTGCGTAGGCATTGTCGTAGCGAACCGCTTGGTCTCGGGCTCCCCACCATTGCAGGCGGTTATACCAAGTTAGATCATAATCGTCCCAAACACTGGTCAGTTCTAAGTTAAATTTGAACGGGGAGTTAAAGCTAGTTGAAGGCAACTTTGATGCGTCAATAATTTTGCCGTCATACCAAACTTTGTTGAGGTTAACTTTATTGGCTGGATCGAATGAGTTATAGCCAGAATCTTTTGGCGTATTACTTTCACTTTGCTGCCATGTGAGTGATGCTGTCATTACATGGGAAGCTTCTGCCCACTCCCAAGGTTGGCTGTTATTAACGGATAGGGTTACGGTGTCGTGTGAGCTACGGCCGCCATTGTCATACATACGAATACTGCGTTTATCGGCATCACGAGTATCATATTTGGTACGAGTTCGAACTTCATCGTAACCTTCACGATGCACATATTGTAAACGCCATGTGGTTGACATTATTTCTTGTTGCAAGGCAAGGGTAAGTTCATCGTTATACGGTGTTTTTAGTGAATCTATGCCTTCGTAGTCTTTTTTATTATCCCAATCATTTAAATTTGGATCTAATGAACAGCCCCAATTACAGTTTTGCATACCTGCATTTTGTGCACCATATAAGGCATAGGTTAGCATTGAACGGCCATAATAACGGTTAGCACCAGCGATCAATAACGTTGAATTGTCGCCAAAAATGTCATATGAACCAGAAAATCGAGGGGCAATATTTGTACGACTCACAAAGTCATCACGATCTAAACGGATGCCAGGACGTAGTGTTAATTTGCCATATTGTAAGTTGTCATCGAGAAATAATGCGTAGTTAGTATAATCTGCGGAATGCTTACCTGCTTGGAACCGAGTGATATTGGTAAGTTGGCCATTCCAATAATCATTTTTATCAATGACACCTGAATAGTTATAACGATAGAAATCACTATCTCGTTTATACGTCCCTTTAGTATAGCTGAGCTCACTACCAATAGTTGGCTTATGCGTAATACCTAACCCATCTTCCATTGAAGTGAATCTCATAACTGCTTTTGCTGTTTGGCTATTTTGTTCAGAGATTAAATCACCTTGTCCGCCACTACGTAGGTATTTCCGGTTATCCCAGTTATAGTCAGAGTCCATTGCGAGAACTTCGACATAATAGTTTTGGTCATTGACTCGTTCATCTTTTAGTTGCTGAGTACTTGCTGTTAGCTCTAACTGACCAACTTCAAATTGGTGTTTGAAAACGCCCGTAAAACCTAAACCTTTATGTGTACTGTCATAGCCTGAATTCATGATAGTGGAAGTAAATAAGCGACTATCATAGTCAGCATAGTTTGCAGAAAGGTCTAAGGAACTTTTATCAGAGAGATCAATGGTATACTTCAAAAAATAGTTATCAGAAATCCTTTTTTGATCTTTTTTTCCAGTTAGGCCGTCTGTCATTTCCAATTCACCATTGCCATTGATCATTGCGGCGCCATCATTGGCGAGCGTCATTGGAATAGTCGAACTACGACGTGAGGCCGAGAATACGAGCCCTGAATTTTCACTCACCCCTAATTCAAACCAGCCACCAAAGTCATTTTTATCATAGCGGTTTTGGAAACGAGCAGGATTTGCCGTATCATTTTTGGTAGTATCAATCCTTTGCGATGAATCGTGGAACAAATTATTCCAACCAGAGCGGGTTAGGCGGTAATAGGCGTGAGCACTATTTTCCCCTTGCCAGCGGCGGCTGTTCACCTCAACGGTGCCCCCTGTAAATCCACCAAATTCGACAGGAATATTATTGTCATACACTGTCATGCTGTCGATCAGACGGCTGTCTATGTAGATCCCTTGGTCGCTACTGCTCAGACGGGTAGTTGTTTCACCGAGACCACTGTCTGCGGGGTCAAAATCGTTGTTAAAGCTCACTCCATCAAGGCGATAGGCGTTTTGGTAGCTGCTTGAACCGTGGATTGAGATGCGGGAAGGCTTGATTTCCCCTTGGTTCATCGAGTTACTGTCATTGTTAGCAAATTGGACAGCAGGGTTAGTCTTCATTAAATCGGTGATATTGCCATCACCGGTATTTTTCTGGCTAATCTCTTCAGAAGTCACGTATTGTGGTGCGGACATCACATCTGTCGCGGGGTGGTTCTGAACAACGCCAGATACTTGAGTTTCCGGTAATACCAATGTGCCTTGGCTTAAATTTTGCTGACGAATAACGAAAACACCATTTTCATTGACTAACTCTAAGCCGCTACCGATAAGTATTTTTTGTAATGCGGTTTGTGCGGAGTAGTTGCCAGACAATGCAGGTGCACGTAAGCCATTTAACTGACCTTTATCATAGATCAATTGGATTTGCCCTTGGCGGCTAATTTCAGCCACAGAGGTAGCAAGTGA includes these proteins:
- a CDS encoding ABC transporter ATP-binding protein/permease codes for the protein MKTLKQFFYLVKPFWGQRAALLCWILLFASLGLTLSSVWFNVKMNMWNGDFYNALQKLDGQALYGLLQYFVILVSGLIFVVVMGNYLKQMLIIRWRKGMTEQVLSRWLSPNSKHYLLRLTSQEPDNPDQRIAEDIRLLIESTLNLVVTFLHSMLTLISFAAILWTLSGSLSFNFADSDWTIPGYMFWACIIYTLIGIALTQWIGFPLRRLHMDKQRREADYRSSLINCRQHGDAIAGQRGETQDRKELMGRFGEIISNWNRLIRCERNLSFYTVGYQQVTALAPVLLALPKFLAGEIMLGGLMQLRQAFTSVATSLGWFIFAYKEIAAWQATVSRLYNFVVLLENDNKAVVTIDEKSPPLVAKLSISTADNRCLINSVNITAKQGELTLISGRSGIGKSTLLRTLSGHWPFFNGTISRTEKVMWIPQRLYLPISRLDSLLAYPKAASQFSQQDFQYALMLVGLEKLHHQLALETDWNNRLSGGEQQRIMFARLLLNRPKLLLLDETTSALDENSALELLALLKAELHDSAIVLVSHQSFVAQFAEQQILLVEPASEKSLNTGTPEYAS
- a CDS encoding secretin and TonB N-terminal domain-containing protein, whose protein sequence is MSIQFTQSRLRPLALAIAVSSAIVCQSASAQELAFSLPEQSLATSVAEISRQGQIQLIYDKGQLNGLRAPALSGNYSAQTALQKILIGSGLELVNENGVFVIRQQNLSQGTLVLPETQVSGVVQNHPATDVMSAPQYVTSEEISQKNTGDGNITDLMKTNPAVQFANNDSNSMNQGEIKPSRISIHGSSSYQNAYRLDGVSFNNDFDPADSGLGETTTRLSSSDQGIYIDSRLIDSMTVYDNNIPVEFGGFTGGTVEVNSRRWQGENSAHAYYRLTRSGWNNLFHDSSQRIDTTKNDTANPARFQNRYDKNDFGGWFELGVSENSGLVFSASRRSSTIPMTLANDGAAMINGNGELEMTDGLTGKKDQKRISDNYFLKYTIDLSDKSSLDLSANYADYDSRLFTSTIMNSGYDSTHKGLGFTGVFKHQFEVGQLELTASTQQLKDERVNDQNYYVEVLAMDSDYNWDNRKYLRSGGQGDLISEQNSQTAKAVMRFTSMEDGLGITHKPTIGSELSYTKGTYKRDSDFYRYNYSGVIDKNDYWNGQLTNITRFQAGKHSADYTNYALFLDDNLQYGKLTLRPGIRLDRDDFVSRTNIAPRFSGSYDIFGDNSTLLIAGANRYYGRSMLTYALYGAQNAGMQNCNWGCSLDPNLNDWDNKKDYEGIDSLKTPYNDELTLALQQEIMSTTWRLQYVHREGYDEVRTRTKYDTRDADKRSIRMYDNGGRSSHDTVTLSVNNSQPWEWAEASHVMTASLTWQQSESNTPKDSGYNSFDPANKVNLNKVWYDGKIIDASKLPSTSFNSPFKFNLELTSVWDDYDLTWYNRLQWWGARDQAVRYDNAYAVDPEYGQVRKYTKQHFSSKYTWDTRLGWKPEFAHGFGFSVEVNNILNNKNVADRFVFEDRVLKSYDPGRQFWLQVNYDL